AGGCCGGCCGCCGCCCCGGCCCCGGAGGCCACGCCGAAGGCGAGCGCGAGCGGCAGGGCGACGACCCCGGCGGTCAGCCCGCCGAAGAAATCCCCCCGCAAACGACCGAGTGTCGAACCATGCCCGTCCATGAGGCGCCTCGAATCGAAAGGCTCGTCCGGGCGGTTCGGACGGGTTCACGATGGCTGTCCCCGGGCCGCCTTGTTTTGGGCAACGATGTGGCAAAAAACGGCGCGCCGCAAGCCCCCGGACCCGCCCGGCCGTGACGTCTTCCCGTAGCATTGCGTCTGCGTCCGGCGCATGCCGCCGCCCCGCCCCACATCGGCAGCACCGCCCGCACGCGGGTCAATCCACCACAGGAGTCTTCGACCGATGATCAAGCACGGCCTCCAGATCTTCGCCTGCAACGCCAGCCGCGATCTCGCCTGCGACATCAGCCAGCGCCTGGGCATGCGCCCGGGACAGCTCGAGATCTCGCGCTTTTCCAACGACAACCTGCGCGTGCAGGTGCAGGAGAACGTGCGCGAGCGCGACGTCTTCGTGCTGCAGTCCTTCACCGAGCCGGTGAGCGAGCACATCATGGAGCTGCTGATCACCCTCGACGCCCTGCGCAGCGCCTCGGCGCAGCGCATCACCGCGGTGATCCCCTACTACTCCTACGCGCGCTCGGACAAGAAGGACGCGCCACGGATCTCGATCACCGGGCGCCTGATCGCCGACCTGCTGCACACCGCCGGCGCCGACCGAGTGCTGACCATGGACCTGCATGCCGACCAGGTGCACGGCTTCTTCAGCGTGCCGGTGGACCACCTGACCGCCGTGTCCCTGATCGCGGACCACTTCCGCAACCAGTACGACCTGTCGAACATGGTCGCGGTGGCGACCGACGCCGGCGGCGCCAAGCGCACCGGGCGCTTCTCGGAGAAGCTCGGCATCCCGATGGCGATCATCGACAAGCGCCGGGTGTCGGACACGGCGGTGAAGCAGGGCCAGGTGGTGGGCGACGTCGTCGGGCGCGACGTGGTGATCTTCGAGGACGAGATCGCCACCGGCGGCACGCTGGTGGCGTCGATCGCCACGCTGAGGGCCGCCGGCGCGAAGAGCGTGCATGCCGCGGCGACCCACGGCGTGCTGTGCGGCCCGGCGATCGAGCGCCTGCGCGAGGCGGCGATCGACTCGATCGTGGTCACCAATACCGTGAACGTGCCCGCCGAAAAGCGCATCGACAAGCTCACCGTGCTCAACGTCGCGCCGCTGTTCGCCGCCGCGATCGAGCGCATCCACAGCGGCCAGAGCGTGGGCGCGCTGTTCGAGTGAGGGGGCGACTGCTCAGGTGAGCACGAACTCCGCGTCCGGCTGCGGCGCGGGCGGCGCCACCTCGCCGAGCAGTTCGCGCAGGCTGGCGTCGATGGCGGAGACGATGGCGTCGAGCGCGAGGTCGTTCGTCATCGTGCCGAAGGGCTCCTCGATCTCGTCGCTGAGGGCTTCGAGCGCGAAGAAGGTGTAGGACACGAAGCCGACCACCAGCGGCGTCATCCAGCCCGTCGTATCCACCAGCCCGAAGGGCAGCAGCATGCAGTAAGCGTACGAGCTGCGATGCAGGATCACCGTGTAGGTGAAGGGCAGCGGCGTGTTGGCAATGCGCTCGCAACCGCCCAGGGCGGCCGAGAGCTCGTCAACCGAGCGCTCCATGTGCTGGGACAGGATCGGCGACAGCTGGCCCGCCTCGCGCACGCCGCGCAACCATTGTCCGAGCCACAGCAGCACCAGCGCGGGTGCGAAACGCACGGTCCGCACGCGCGCGAGCACCTCGTCGGGGAGCAGGCCGTCGAGCCCTTCGTCCCGCGGGCGGCCGCGCAGCTGGTTGCGCATCGTGGTCGCGAACGCGATCAGGCCGAGCACGAAGGGACGCACATCGACCCCGTCGGCGGTCAGCGTCAGCGCATGGCGCGCGAGGTTGCGCGCTTCGACCAGCACCACCCCCCAGAACTTGCGCGCCTCCCAGTAGCGGTCGTAGCTCGCGTTGATGCGAAAACCGAGGAAGATCGCCAGCGCCACGCCCATCAGCGAGAACGGTGCCGAGGTCAGCGTGACCTTGATGTGGAAGAGCTGACCGTGGGCCAGCACCACGGCACACGACAGCAGCAGCACGAAGATCTGCTGCGGCAGGATGCGCGGCAGCAGGGAGCCGCGGCGGACGAAGAGCAGGTGAATCCAGTGCGGACGGGGACGGACGATCACGACGGGCGGGCGCGGGCAGAGGCGGGAAGGCGTGGATTCTGACAGCTTCCGCGCGTCGGCGAAGCGATTTCCGCAGCCGGCCGCGGCCGTGCGCCGCGGCTCCACTCACTCGCCCGGTCGCGCCGACACCAGCCAGTAGGTCACGCCGAGCGCGAGCACGATCACCCCGATCGCGAACAGGTACGTCGGCTCCAGCGTGCCGAGGTCGAGCACGATCACCTTGCGCGCGATCGCCATCAGCGCGGTGGCGATCACGAGCTTGACGTGGATGACGTCGTCGCGCAGGTAGAGCGTGATGTTGACGAAGATCTCGATCGCGATCAGCACCGCCAGGAAGGCGGCGAAGACGACGAAGATGTCGTTCAGGTCGAGCAGCAGGAAGGGCGGATCGGACAGCTTCTCGTACAGCACGAGGACGACGTCGGCCACCGTCCACAGGATCACCGCCACCATCAGCACCGCGAGCACGCGGATCGCCTGGCGGATGATCCAGTGCAGGCGGTCGATCAGCGGGTCGTCGACGCGCTCGCCGAGGTGGTTGTCGTGTTCCGGCGGGCGCGCGATCTTCGTGATGTCCATGTCGTACTCCCGGGTTCCGCATCAATCTGCACATCTTGCGGCGCCGGGGCGGTGGCCCGGCGCCGCGATCGCAGTCAGTTCAGACTGCTCGACGCGACACGTGCGCCCCACTTCTCCAGCGCCCGCGCCAGCACCTCGACCTCGGCGGTGGTCTCCACGCCGTCCGCGCTGACGATGTCCTGCATCGTGCGCAGCAGGGCGCGCCGCAGCGCCGGGTCGGCGATGTCCTCGAGCAGCAGGTCGAGCACCTCGTCGGCCACCTTCAGGCGCATGCCGTCGAGGTAGTGCGCGCTCACCATCAGGTCCTCGCAGTATTCGCGCAGGATGCGTTCGAACTCCGTGCTGCCGATGCCCAGGCGACGGGCGAGGTCGGCGTCCATGAGCGCCTCGATCTCGTTGCGGTCGAGCCCGCCGTCGGCGAGCGCGGTGAGGGCGAGCAGGCGGGTGGCGGCGTGGCGGCTGTCGGTTTCGTAGTGGCGCATGGTGCTGTCTCCTTGTCGTGTCGGGATCGCTGCAGGGCCCGGATCGGCCGGATGGGCGGATCTCGGTGGCGCTGCAGACGCCTGCAGACGCCTGCAGACTAAAGGACAAGCAAACGCTTAAAAAGTCGACTATTCGTAGTCATATAATCGATTTTTTCGACGGAACACCGGAGCGAGAATCGTGGCCGAACTCAATTTCAAGCACCTGCGCTACTTCTGGACGGTGGCGCGGGTGGGGACGATCGCCGAGGCCGGCCGGGTGCTGGATCTGGCACCGCATTCGATCAGCGCCCAGCTCGCGACCTTCGAGGCCGCGCTCGGCGTCAGCCTGTTCCGCCGCGCCGGGCGGCGGCTGAAGCTGACCGAGGCGGGCGAGCGCATCCTCGGCCATGCGGAGGAGATCTTCGCGCTCGGCGACCAGATCGTGGATGTGGTGCGCGACGACGCGCTGCGCCGCAGCCTGCCGTTCCGCATCGGCTTTCCCGACTCGATGCCGAAGTCGGTCGTGCACCGGCTGATCGAGCCTGCCCTGCACGTGGAACGCCCGGGCCGCCTGGTGTGCCGCGAGGCGCCGCTGGTCGAGCTGCTCGCCGAACTGGCGGTGCACCGGCTCGACCTGGTGATCGCCGACCGCCCGATCCCGCCCGAAGTCAGCGTGCGCGG
This genomic stretch from Thauera sp. GDN1 harbors:
- a CDS encoding phosphate-starvation-inducible PsiE family protein; this encodes MDITKIARPPEHDNHLGERVDDPLIDRLHWIIRQAIRVLAVLMVAVILWTVADVVLVLYEKLSDPPFLLLDLNDIFVVFAAFLAVLIAIEIFVNITLYLRDDVIHVKLVIATALMAIARKVIVLDLGTLEPTYLFAIGVIVLALGVTYWLVSARPGE
- a CDS encoding TerB family tellurite resistance protein gives rise to the protein MRHYETDSRHAATRLLALTALADGGLDRNEIEALMDADLARRLGIGSTEFERILREYCEDLMVSAHYLDGMRLKVADEVLDLLLEDIADPALRRALLRTMQDIVSADGVETTAEVEVLARALEKWGARVASSSLN
- a CDS encoding ribose-phosphate pyrophosphokinase, which translates into the protein MIKHGLQIFACNASRDLACDISQRLGMRPGQLEISRFSNDNLRVQVQENVRERDVFVLQSFTEPVSEHIMELLITLDALRSASAQRITAVIPYYSYARSDKKDAPRISITGRLIADLLHTAGADRVLTMDLHADQVHGFFSVPVDHLTAVSLIADHFRNQYDLSNMVAVATDAGGAKRTGRFSEKLGIPMAIIDKRRVSDTAVKQGQVVGDVVGRDVVIFEDEIATGGTLVASIATLRAAGAKSVHAAATHGVLCGPAIERLREAAIDSIVVTNTVNVPAEKRIDKLTVLNVAPLFAAAIERIHSGQSVGALFE
- a CDS encoding LysR family transcriptional regulator; this encodes MAELNFKHLRYFWTVARVGTIAEAGRVLDLAPHSISAQLATFEAALGVSLFRRAGRRLKLTEAGERILGHAEEIFALGDQIVDVVRDDALRRSLPFRIGFPDSMPKSVVHRLIEPALHVERPGRLVCREAPLVELLAELAVHRLDLVIADRPIPPEVSVRGYSTLLGEGTLTVFAAPALAARLKGDFPATLHGAPFLLPGEDVAHRGALLQWFETRRVQPSIVAELDDSALMKAFGQGGAGAFAAPTMIADHVCRQYGVEAVGEIAEVNNQVYAITTERRLAHPAMQVIRDQAGKMG
- a CDS encoding bestrophin family ion channel; the protein is MIVRPRPHWIHLLFVRRGSLLPRILPQQIFVLLLSCAVVLAHGQLFHIKVTLTSAPFSLMGVALAIFLGFRINASYDRYWEARKFWGVVLVEARNLARHALTLTADGVDVRPFVLGLIAFATTMRNQLRGRPRDEGLDGLLPDEVLARVRTVRFAPALVLLWLGQWLRGVREAGQLSPILSQHMERSVDELSAALGGCERIANTPLPFTYTVILHRSSYAYCMLLPFGLVDTTGWMTPLVVGFVSYTFFALEALSDEIEEPFGTMTNDLALDAIVSAIDASLRELLGEVAPPAPQPDAEFVLT